A genomic stretch from Oreochromis aureus strain Israel breed Guangdong linkage group 17, ZZ_aureus, whole genome shotgun sequence includes:
- the LOC116317966 gene encoding potassium voltage-gated channel subfamily A member 1, whose translation MEIALVSFENGGAKGSGGGGGVGGGGGNNAEESCRNALDVPQPGFVQGGRGEDYSKELNTRCGSLPPHSPWKINDMNNTLSCSENAMDALLRADHSPHLFDEDMLDMDMDTESNERVLINIAGLRYETQLGTLNQFPETLLGDPAKRIKYFDPLRNEYFFDRNRPSFDGILYFYQSGGKIRRPVNVSIDVFADEIRFYQLGEEAMDRFREDEGFIKEEEKPLPQNEFQKQVWLIFEYPESSSPARGIAIVSVIVITISIITFCLETLPEFRDERELAVTSRLDNSTAPRPSLTFTDPFFIIETTCVIWFTFELIVRFFACPSKSEFSKTIMNIIDIMSIMPYFITVGTELAEQQGQEHQNGQQAMSLAILRVIRLVRVFRIFKLSRHSKGLQILGQTLKASMRELGLLIFFLFIGVILFSSAVYFAEADEPESHFSSIPDAFWWAVVTMTTVGYGDMRPVTVGGKIVGSLCAIAGVLTIALPVPVIVSNFNYFYHRETDQDQSSLKDEPNSGRESPELKRNGSKASVKSQDVENNEAGASVEKTNIKANSSVDFKRSLYAFCLDTRETDL comes from the coding sequence ATGGAGATAGCCTTGGTGAGCTTTGAGAACGGCGGCGCCAAAGGGAgcggtggaggaggaggagttggaggaggtggaggcaaCAATGCCGAGGAGAGCTGCCGGAACGCGCTGGATGTCCCTCAGCCGGGCTTCGTTCAAGGCGGGCGGGGAGAGGACTACAGCAAGGAGCTGAACACCCGGTGCGGCTCGCTGCCGCCGCACAGCCCCTGGAAGATCAATGACATGAACAACACTCTGAGCTGCAGCGAGAACGCCATGGATGCGCTTTTACGCGCGGACCACAGTCCCCACCTGTTCGACGAGGACATGCTGGACATGGACATGGATACGGAGAGCAACGAGAGGGTGCTCATCAACATCGCGGGTCTGAGGTACGAGACCCAGCTGGGTACCCTCAACCAGTTCCCTGAGACTTTATTGGGAGACCCCGCTAAAAGGATCAAGTACTTCGACCCGCTCCGGAACGAGTACTTCTTCGACCGAAACCGGCCGAGTTTCGACGGGATTCTGTATTTTTATCAGTCCGGAGGAAAGATCCGGAGACCCGTCAACGTGTCCATAGACGTGTTTGCGGACGAGATCCGGTTCTACCAGCTGGGGGAGGAGGCCATGGACCGGTTCCGCGAGGATGAGGGCTTCATTAAAGAAGAGGAGAAGCCGCTGCCGCAGAACGAGTTCCAGAAGCAGGTCTGGCTCATCTTCGAGTACCCCGAGAGCTCCAGCCCGGCCCGGGGCATCGCCATCGTGTCCGTGATCGTCATCACCATATCCATCATCACCTTCTGCCTGGAAACGCTGCCGGAATTCAGGGATGAGAGGGAGCTGGCGGTCACCAGCCGTCTGGACAACAGCACGGCGCCCCGGCCGTCGCTCACCTTCACCGACCCCTTCTTCATCATCGAGACCACGTGCGTCATCTGGTTCACCTTCGAGCTCATCGTGCGCTTTTTCGCGTGCCCCAGCAAGTCCGAGTTCTCCAAGACCATCATGAACATCATCGACATCATGTCCATCATGCCTTACTTCATCACCGTGGGCACGGAGCTGGCGGAGCAACAGGGCCAGGAGCACCAGAACGGTCAACAGGCCATGTCTCTAGCCATCCTAAGGGTCATCCGCCTGGTCCGGGTCTTCCGCATCTTCAAGCTGTCCCGACACTCCAAAGGGCTGCAGATCCTGGGCCAGACTCTGAAGGCCAGCATGCGCGAGCTTGGCCTGCTCATCTTCTTTCTCTTCATCGGGGTCATCCTCTTCTCCAGCGCCGTGTACTTCGCCGAAGCTGACGAGCCAGAGTCCCACTTCTCCAGCATCCCCGACGCCTTCTGGTGGGCAGTAGTCACCATGACGACCGTGGGTTACGGTGACATGAGGCCCGTGACAGTCGGGGGGAAGATCGTGGGCTCTCTGTGCGCCATCGCCGGCGTGCTGACCATCGCGCTGCCGGTGCCCGTCATCGTGTCCAACTTCAACTACTTCTACCACCGGGAGACGGACCAGGATCAGTCCTCCCTGAAGGACGAGCCCAACAGCGGCAGAGAGAGCCCGGAGCTTAAGCGCAACGGCAGCAAAGCGTCCGTGAAGTCTCAGGACGTGGAGAACAACGAGGCGGGCGCTTCGGTGGAGAAAACGAACATCAAAGCAAACAGCAGCGTGGACTTCAAGAGATCCCTTTACGCGTTCTGTCTGGACACGCGGGAGACGGACCTGTAG